From a single Brassica oleracea var. oleracea cultivar TO1000 chromosome C5, BOL, whole genome shotgun sequence genomic region:
- the LOC106293018 gene encoding actin-related protein 2/3 complex subunit 2A: MMLQSHSRFLLQTLLTRAQNLDKAVELDYQWIEFDDVRYHVQVTIKNPNILLLSVSLPNPPPEAMSFDGLPLGAIEAIKTTYGTGFQILDPPRDGFSLTLKLNFSKVRPDEAYRNSLLTKLASIREVVMGAPLKIILKHLASRTVAPELDRLVAIMHRPNETFFLVPQADKVTVAFPMRFKDSVDTILATSFLKQFVEARRAASLSSAPSCSWSPTAPQELEGAPKETLSANAGFVTFVIMPRHVEGEKLDPTVWNLSTFHAYVSYHVKCSEGFMHTRMRRRVESMIQALDQAKPLEKTRSMNNKSFKRLGLNDANHTTSK; encoded by the exons ATGATGTTGCAGTCGCATTCGAGGTTTCTCCTTCAGACGCTGTTGACGCGTGCTCAGAA TCTTGATAAAGCAGTGGAGCTAGATTATCAATGGATCGAATTCGATGATGTTCGTTACCATGTTCAG GTGACAATTAAGAATCCAAACATATTGTTGCTATCGGTTTCGTTACCAAACCCACCACCTGAAGCAATGTCCTTCGATGGACTTCCACTGGGAGCTATCGAAGCTATTAAAACCACTTACGGCACGGGGTTTCAGATCCTTGACCCTCCTAGAGATGGTTTTAGTCTTACCCTCAAGCTCAACTTCTCTAAAGTTCGTCCAGATGAAG CGTACAGAAACTCGTTATTAACGAAGCTAGCTTCCATTAGAGAAGTGGTGATGGGTGCGCCGTTAAAGATCATTTTGAAACATCTAGCTTCAAGGACGGTTGCCCCTGAGCTGGATAGGCTTGTAGCAATCATGCATAGACCTAACGAGACATTTTTCCTCGTGCCTCAG GCTGATAAAGTCACAGTGGCTTTTCCTATGAGATTTAAAGATTCTGTAGACACAATTCTTGCGACTTCTTTCTTAAAG CAATTTGTAGAGGCGAGGCGTGCGGCGTCGCTTAGTAGTGCTCCTTCTTGCTCTTGGTCTCCAACCGCACCCCAGGAACTGGAAGGAGCTCCTAAAGAAACACTCTCTGCTAATGCCGGTTTTGTAACTTTTG TCATAATGCCTCGGCATGTGGAGGGAGAAAAGCTTGATCCTACTGTATGGAATTTGTCAACCTTTCATGCTTATGTTAGTTACCACGTCAAG TGCTCAGAGGGTTTTATGCACACCAGGATGCGGCGTCGCGTGGAGTCTATGATTCAG GCTCTAGATCAAGCTAAGCCATTGGAGAAAACAAGATCCATGAACAACAAGTCATTTAAACGGCTA GGACTCAACGATGCCAACCACACCACTTCCAAGTAG
- the LOC106344736 gene encoding uncharacterized protein LOC106344736, producing the protein MENIELGRASIEKDGMLSSDVETEESTDTELPTSIDTAQPEAGKSFLTELINEEVVQTEPIGQLSNETSQTKQGTEIPLKINPTLIKGEEMRLPMQDYLDPGRTYSNRSAIKIPGDDTKKSRFNADYYCMVRRNPFRGSLSEHPQDHIEGLEELIPDEYNRCKLFSFSLEGEALRWLNCLTTGSLTCWEEIRNAFLKKFFDDDRYWEVRRQIFTFRQDPRESFKNVWGRFRGYELECPHHGYSEPQLLNIFYGGVNLSYKTTLDTASEENFVTRSPEDARRLIENVAMGKSYEKMDEEIGNSISSKDNSDLEEIKNSLNSLHSFLQNQHRSDIAQIEDDALSDMENQLEDETNYSDPYSVFNIDSFTQAYDIAVKSRTGKEKFNIRQAFTGNRKTKSDFYGKINMVYGKLMEKADSLGELIRKLESQVAEITTTIKRETGRLPGGTDLNPRRQVSAVMLRSGKRLATNTKSNTEIGNSANADETGKSDSQPILLDDPDQKSSRENGKSTAEINKEKTIDLEVEDDSEIEAEIDRQYGTHVDQPVDPAVDQLLNNPIDRRPTRSEPTIERVYRTLPPYPPKLQTKKSLEYAICKKALDKITVEMSLSDAMKIAPSIKKYVKDMMSPNYPTAEHSVMMVSEEVSAMIQGETPAKRPDPGSFVLDCNIQNTRFPRSLCDLGSSVNLMPYSVAVTLGYNEFMSTPITLVLADRSIRVPEGILEDVPVKINNCFVPTDFVVLKYRHEPKDPSFWVGHS; encoded by the coding sequence ATGGAGAACATAGAACTCGGCAGAGCATCGATCGAAAAAGATGGAATGTTATCGAGCGACGTAGAGACCGAAGAATCGACCGACACGGAGCTCCCGACATCGATCGACACCGCCCAGCCGGAAGCAGGTAAGTCTTTTCTTACCGAGCTTATTAATGAGGAAGTAGTCCAAACTGAACCAATAGGTCAATTAAGCAATGAAACTAGCCAAACTAAACAGGGGACTGAAATCCCTCTTAAGATAAATCCCACCTTGATAAAAGGTGAAGAGATGAGATTGCCTATGCAAGACTACCTAGACCCTGGTAGAACCTATTCCAATAGGTCCGCTATTAAAATACCAGGAGACGATACCAAGAAATCTAGATTTAACGCAGATTACTACTGTATGGTTCGTCGAAACCCATTTCGTGGATCTCTCTCTGAGCACCCACAAGATCACATCGAAGGTTTGGAAGAATTAATCCCAGATGAATACAATCGTTGCAAACTATTCTCATTTTCCCTAGAGGGAGAAGCTCTCAGATGGCTAAACTGTTTAACAACAGGATCCCTTACTTGTTGGGAAGAGATTAGAAACGCCTTCCTTAAGAAATTTTTTGATGATGATCGCTATTGGGAAGTAAGGAGACAAATCTTTACATTCCGCCAAGATCCACGTGAATCGTTTAAAAACGTCTGGGGAAGATTCAGAGGCTATGAACTTGAATGTCCCCATCATGGTTATTCAGAACCACAACTCCTTAACATCTTCTATGGAGGTGTTAACTTGAGTTACAAAACCACACTCGATACTGCGAGTGAAGAAAATTTCGTCACTAGGAGCCCCGAAGATGCTAGACGCCTTATCGAAAATGTAGCAATGGGAAAATCCTATGAAAAGATGGATGAAGAAATAGGAAATTCGATAAGTTCAAAAGATAATTCAGATTTGGAAGAGATCAAAAATTCCCTCAATTCACTCCACTCTTTTCTTCAGAATCAACACCGATCTGATATAGCCCAGATCGAAGATGATGCTTTGTCTGATATGGAAAATCAATTAGAAGATGAGACAAACTATTCAGACCCCTATTCCGTGTTTAACATTGATAGTTTCACCCAAGCCTATGACATTGCTGTAAAATCACGCACTGGAAAGGAAAAGTTCAATATCAGACAAGCATTTACTGGCAACCGTAAAACAAAGTCAGATTTTTACGGAAAAATAAATATGGTTTACGGAAAGTTAATGGAGAAAGCAGATTCTTTGGGAGAACTTATCCGAAAATTAGAAAGTCAAGTAGCTGAAATTACGACTACCATCAAAAGAGAAACAGGACGTCTTCCCGGGGGTACTGATTTAAACCCGAGACGTCAAGTCAGTGCTGTAATGTTGCGTAGCGGAAAACGTCTCGCGACAAACACGAAGAGCAACACCGAAATTGGAAATTCTGCCAATGCTGATGAAACAGGCAAGAGCGATTCTCAACCTATACTTCTTGATGACCCTGACCAAAAATCTTCTCGCGAAAACGGGAAGTCTACCGCTGAGATTAATAAGGAAAAGACTATAGACTTAGAAGTAGAAGACGATTCGGAGATTGAAGCCGAAATCGATCGACAGTATGGCACACACGTCGATCAACCAGTGGATCCTGCCGTCGATCAACTTCTGAATAACCCTATCGATCGACGTCCCACTCGGTCCGAACCAACGATTGAGAGAGTCTATAGAACCCTACCCCCTTATCCTCCTAAATTGCAGACTAAGAAATCATTAGAATATGCGATCTGCAAGAAAGCATTGGATAAAATTACTGTGGAGATGTCCCTTAGTGATGCTATGAAAATAGCACCTTCAATAAAGAAGTATGTGAAGGATATGATGTCTCCAAATTATCCAACTGCTGAACATAGCGTGATGATGGTGTCAGAGGAAGTAAGCGCCATGATTCAAGGAGAAACTCCAGCTAAGAGACCTGATCCTGGTAGTTTCGTCCTAGATTGCAATATACAGAACACGCGTTTTCCTCGATCACTATGTGATCTTGGCTCTAGTGTAAATCTTATGCCTTACTCCGTCGCAGTAACCTTGGGGTACAACGAGTTCATGTCAACTCCGATAACCCTGGTTCTAGCTGATCGATCTATCAGGGTACCTGAAGGGATTCTCGAAGACGTTCCCGTGAAAATTAATAATTGCTTCGTGCCTACGGATTTTGTTGTGTTAAAATACAGACACGAACCAAAAGACCCCTCATTCTGGGTCGGCCATTCCTAG